Proteins encoded together in one Miscanthus floridulus cultivar M001 chromosome 16, ASM1932011v1, whole genome shotgun sequence window:
- the LOC136511098 gene encoding structural maintenance of chromosomes protein 2-2-like: MKLLSDKVDKLSHVLIKETSMMNNQEETLKSEEKGAEKILTNIEDIKRKSSASEKKCLEDQLRDAKAAVRDAESGLKQLATKIKHSKKELKEKKALLVSKHDEAIAAENELKTRIKDLDGIKVGEQQHRHHSALT, from the exons ATGAAGCTTCTATCAGATAAAGTGGATAaattatcacatgtacttatcaAGGAAACTTCAATGATGAATAATCAAGAGGAAACCCTGAAGTCTGAGGAAAAGGGTGCTGAGAAG ATTCTCACAAACATCGAGGACATAAAAAG GAAAAGCAGTGCAAGCGAGAAgaaatgccttgaagatcagcTTAGAGATGCAAAAGCTGCAGTTAGAGATGCAGAATCTGGACTAAAGCAGCTAGCCACAAAAATAAAACATTCTAAAAAGGAGTTGAAGGAGAAGAAAGCTCTGTTAGTGTCCAAGCATGATGAGGCTATTGCAGCTGAGAATGAGCTGAAAACAAGGATAAAGGACTTGGATGGTATCAAGGTAGGGGAGCAACAGCACAGGCATCACAGCGCATTGACATGA